TTTTTCCTCCAGGAGCGCATCGTCAAATTCGCGGTTGCCATAGCTTACATTGAACACTGCCGGAGTATCGCAACCTTTGATTTTCTCAAAAATCCCGCCCTCTATCTGCGGAAGCCGTCCGGCATAGACCGGTGCTCCGAAGATCACCACATCATCGGGGCCAAAGGTATATTCCCTGCTACGGTTTTCGGGCACTGTCAGATCAATGGTGCAGACCTTTGCTGACAGCCGCCTGGCAATCTCTGTCACATACGCCTGTGTTCCTTTTGTCGGACTGAAATACACTGCGGTTACTTTTTTCATTCTTACCAACCCCTTTTCACATTTGTAATCTAATTCCACTAATTCCCATGATGATTAACGCATTTTCTGGCACTCGGGACAGAAATAAACAGTCCCTCCCAGATAAGTTGCCTTCTGTATGGCAGTTCCACAGTACGGACACGGTTTTCCTGCTGTTTTCTTACTTAATCTGGTACAATAACCGCCGCTTTCGCCGTAAAGATCCTTTTCCGTATCCCTGCCTCCGGCTTCAATCATCTTCTGGAGTATCCCCGTGACAGCCCCATATACCCTCTTCCAATCGGAATTTTGAAGCCTTCCGATTTTCTGTTTTGGATGCAGCCCCGATTCCAGCAGGATATCCTGAAGTACTCCATTTCCCAATCCCGGAATCCTCTGATTCGTTGCAAGAAAAGTCTTCATCGAAATGTTTTCGCCTGCCTCGTCGCGGAGTGAACGAAAATATGCAGGGTCAAACGCATCGGTACACGGCATCGGTTTTTCTTTTGCCACCTGATAGTAAAAGTTGTCATACGTTTCCGGCTGAAACAGTGACATAACCCCATACATCTGCACTGTGCAAAGCAGAGAACTGTCATCCGCAAAGGTGATCCGCATCTGATACTTTGCGGGCAGTTTTTCTCCCGCCGGATAGAATCTGAGGTTCGTGCCGTCCCCGGCCACGAACCGGTATTCATCCAGCGTCATTTCCACCATACTGCCGATTCCACAGGTTTCCCCCACCGTCTTTCCTTCCATAATATGTTGGTACTCCTGCGGCGTCTTCGTGTACCATGCGAAACCGTGTTTTGTGTGCTCCGTCTCGACTTCAGTGATCCGCTTGCCCATAACCGTATCATTCAGTTGTCTTGCAATTGTTAAACTCTCCGGTATTTCCAGCATTTTATGGTCTCCTCTCCCGATATTTTGTGTCTCATCTCATCATAACATTTATAAGCTGACACCATATGTCATGTTTGTCGTGATGGATGGTCCGGGATCTATACATGTTCCTCACGTATTTCATTCTCCCGCCGCACTTTGCCAATTTCATAGAGGCATGTAAAGCCCAGAATCAAGGCCGCACCGGCCGCCTGCGCAGGGCGTATCGATTCTCTGAAGACAAATACGGACACCAGAATGGCAACGAACGGGTCAATATAGCTGAGGATTGCAGTCTGCTGTCCGGGCATGTCTTTAATGGAAGAAAAATACAGCCAGTAACAAAGACCGGTGTGCAGTATCCCCACGGTCAGCAGGTTTGCGATGCTCACGAGAGATGTGTTCTGAATCTGAAATCCTCCCCGAATCAGCAGAATGACGAGCAGAAGCACAACAGCCCCCTCAAACTGTATCAGGGTACGGTCCAGGCCTCCGACGTCCTTTACCGTCTTGTTCATCAATACCACGCTTGCATAAAACACGGCTGCCCCCAGTCCGAAGAGAACGCCGGCAAAGTTCCCATCCGCCCCCTGCCCGCCTGCACCGATCACAAGAACGAGCCCAAGCGTTGCCATCACAAAGCACACAAGCTGAAACCATGTCATCTTCTCCTTAAACAGAATCGGAGCCAGAACAATGACAATCACCGGCGCAAAATAGTAGGCGAGCGTCGCAACCGCTACACTGGTATGCTCATAAGCCATGAACAGCAACGCCCAGTTAAGCCCTACCGCCATGCCGCAGAGAAACAAAAGTCCTCTCTCCCTCCGTGCGAGAGCAGCTTTTGTATTCCTGTAAAATATCTTTCGGATCAGCCAGAGGACCGCCAGGGCTATAACACCGCGCCAGAAGGCTGTCTCCATCGAACTAAGCGATATATTGCGTACAAAAATGGCAAGCGTCCCGAATGCTGACATTGCCAGAATATTTTTCAGTTGTGGTGTCACCGCCG
The Ruminococcus gauvreauii genome window above contains:
- a CDS encoding DMT family transporter, giving the protein MTPQLKNILAMSAFGTLAIFVRNISLSSMETAFWRGVIALAVLWLIRKIFYRNTKAALARRERGLLFLCGMAVGLNWALLFMAYEHTSVAVATLAYYFAPVIVIVLAPILFKEKMTWFQLVCFVMATLGLVLVIGAGGQGADGNFAGVLFGLGAAVFYASVVLMNKTVKDVGGLDRTLIQFEGAVVLLLVILLIRGGFQIQNTSLVSIANLLTVGILHTGLCYWLYFSSIKDMPGQQTAILSYIDPFVAILVSVFVFRESIRPAQAAGAALILGFTCLYEIGKVRRENEIREEHV
- a CDS encoding formamidopyrimidine-DNA glycosylase, with translation MLEIPESLTIARQLNDTVMGKRITEVETEHTKHGFAWYTKTPQEYQHIMEGKTVGETCGIGSMVEMTLDEYRFVAGDGTNLRFYPAGEKLPAKYQMRITFADDSSLLCTVQMYGVMSLFQPETYDNFYYQVAKEKPMPCTDAFDPAYFRSLRDEAGENISMKTFLATNQRIPGLGNGVLQDILLESGLHPKQKIGRLQNSDWKRVYGAVTGILQKMIEAGGRDTEKDLYGESGGYCTRLSKKTAGKPCPYCGTAIQKATYLGGTVYFCPECQKMR